In one Capra hircus breed San Clemente chromosome 22, ASM170441v1, whole genome shotgun sequence genomic region, the following are encoded:
- the LOC102179993 gene encoding C-C chemokine receptor type 1 has translation METSTSAKDHDMTTEYDYGDTTPCQKVQERAFGAQLLPPLYSVVFVIGLIGNILVVLVLMQYKRLRSMTSIYLLNLAISDLIFLFTLPFWIDYKVKDDWVFGDAMCKLLSGFYFMGLYSEIFFIVLLTIDRYLAIVHAVFALRARTVTFGIVTSIVVWVLAILASVPGLYFSKTQWEFTHYTCSLHFPPESFTKWKQFQALKLNILGLILPLLVMIVCYTGIIKILLRRPNEKKAKAVRLIFVIMIIFFLFWTPYNLSVFVSAFQDSLFTYKCEQSRQLDLAIQVTEVIAYTHCCVNPVIYVFVGERFRKYLRQLFHRLVAVHLAKWLPFLSTERLERVSSMSPSTGEHELSAGF, from the coding sequence ATGGAAACTTCAACCAGCGCAAAGGACCATGATATGACCACAGAATACGACTATGGGGACACGACCCCTTGCCAGAAGGTTCAGGAGAGGGCCTTTGGGGCCCAGCTGCTGCCCCCCTTGTACTCGGTGGTGTTTGTCATTGGCCTGATCGGCAACATCCTAGTGGTCCTGGTCCTCATGCAATACAAGAGGCTCAGAAGCATGACCAGCATCTACCTCCTCAACCTGGCCATTTCTGACCTCATCTTCCTCTTCACGCTGCCCTTCTGGATCGACTACAAGGTGAAGGACGACTGGGTTTTCGGTGACGCCATGTGTAAGTTGCTCTCTGGGTTCTATTTCATGGGCTTGTACAGCGAGATCTTCTTCATCGTCCTGCTGACCATCGACAGGTACCTGGCCATCGTCCATGCCGTGTTTGCTCTGCGGGCTCGGACTGTCACCTTTGGTATCGTCACCAGCATTGTCGTCTGGGTCCTGGCCATCTTGGCTTCTGTCCCAGGCTTGTACTTTTCCAAGACCCAGTGGGAGTTCACCCACTACACCTGCAGTCTTCATTTTCCTCCTGAAAGCTTCACGAAGTGGAAGCAGTTCCAGGCTCTGAAACTGAACATCTTGGGGCTGATATTGCCTCTCTTGGTCATGATTGTCTGCTACACGGGGATTATAAAGATTCTGCTCAGAAGACCAAATGAGAAGAAGGCCAAAGCCGTGCGTCTGATTTTTGTCATCATGatcatcttctttctcttctggacGCCCTACAATCTGAGTGTGTTTGTTTCCGCTTTCCAAGATTCCCTGTTCACCTATAAGTGTGAGCAGAGCAGACAGCTGGACCTGGCCATTCAAGTGACAGAGGTGATCGCCTACACTCACTGCTGCGTCAACCCTGTGATCTACGTCTTTGTCGGTGAGAGGTTCCGCAAGTATCTGCGGCAGTTGTTCCACCGGCTGGTGGCTGTGCACCTGGCCAAGTGGCTCCCCTTCCTCTCCACAGAGAGGCTGGAGAGGGTCAGCTCCATGTCCCCCTCCACAGGCGAGCATGAGCTCTCTGCTGGGTTCTGA